A genomic window from Clostridium cylindrosporum DSM 605 includes:
- a CDS encoding DUF2512 family protein: protein MSRTSTALLIKFLLTLAAAWIAFSLFGATGAFTFVLVVGVVGTIINYLLGDLLILRNLGNIVGCICDGIISILTAYAIAVIYGIRFPATAYILFGVIIAVGEYFFHAYLAKNEDFSPKYESDVLENQKPNFNMEAGEDLGADDNIIVRDLREHSSNSNNTNNVSCNKDTKNQRKKNK, encoded by the coding sequence ATGAGTAGAACATCAACCGCATTATTAATTAAGTTTTTACTAACACTAGCAGCCGCTTGGATTGCATTTTCATTATTTGGAGCTACTGGTGCATTTACATTTGTACTAGTAGTTGGAGTAGTGGGTACTATAATAAACTATTTACTTGGAGACTTACTAATCCTTCGTAATTTAGGAAATATAGTAGGTTGTATATGTGATGGTATTATTTCTATCCTAACAGCTTATGCTATAGCAGTTATATACGGTATTAGATTCCCTGCAACTGCTTATATTCTCTTTGGAGTTATTATAGCTGTAGGTGAATATTTCTTCCATGCATACTTGGCTAAAAACGAAGACTTTTCCCCCAAATATGAATCTGACGTATTAGAGAATCAAAAGCCGAATTTCAACATGGAAGCAGGAGAAGACCTTGGTGCTGATGATAATATAATAGTTAGAGATCTAAGAGAGCATTCAAGTAATTCAAATAATACAAATAATGTATCTTGTAATAAGGATACTAAGAACCAACGTAAAAAAAATAAATAG
- a CDS encoding DUF2512 family protein, translating into MSKSTGLLLTKLIATLVATWISFSLIANNILAFVLTLSVVVTVLNYLVGELFVLRNFGNLTATISDSGLAMITAYIVGSFAASFNANIISFITYGVLIAIIEYFLHMYILRTKEVAPNPNDDLFRSNRVNYNTEAGNEINPDINSSNTDNKINKQKTKN; encoded by the coding sequence ATGAGTAAATCAACAGGTCTTTTATTAACTAAACTTATTGCTACTCTAGTTGCTACTTGGATTTCTTTTTCACTAATTGCTAATAATATCCTTGCATTTGTACTAACACTCTCCGTAGTTGTTACAGTTTTAAATTACTTAGTAGGTGAATTGTTTGTTCTTCGCAACTTTGGAAATCTCACAGCTACTATATCTGATAGTGGACTCGCTATGATAACAGCTTATATAGTAGGTTCATTTGCTGCTAGCTTCAATGCTAATATAATTTCCTTTATTACCTATGGAGTTCTTATAGCTATTATAGAATATTTTCTTCATATGTATATACTTAGAACTAAAGAGGTTGCACCAAATCCTAATGACGACTTATTTCGTAGTAATAGAGTTAACTATAATACTGAAGCAGGAAATGAAATTAATCCAGATATAAATAGTAGCAATACAGATAATAAGATTAATAAGCAAAAGACTAAAAACTAA
- the hcp gene encoding hydroxylamine reductase encodes MFCFQCQEAAGGKGCSKVGVCGKKPETAGLQDTLVYTLKGISYLANKANNAGIKTKDADEFVMNGLFMTITNANFDDERFVEEILKGLKLRDSLKDKLAAKKIKFDKALDVVRWTAKTSEDIKAKANAKEVGVLSTDNEDLRSLRELITYGLKGLTAYAHHAANLKFESEDIYKFVHKAMAALVDDSLSSGDLIALTLETGKYGVDVMALLDKANTSRFGNPEITEVNIGVRNNPAILISGHDLNDMEQLLEQTNGTGVDVYTHSEMLPANYYPAFKKYDHFVGNYGNAWWKQLEEFKTFNGPILFTTNCIVPPRDEEIRKRIFTTGASGYPGCTHIEEDKNGKKDFSKVIEMAKKCKPPVEIEKGKIVGGFAHAQVFAVADKVVEAVKTGAIKKFFVMAGCDGRMKSRDYYAEFASKLPKDTVILTAGCAKYKYNKLDLGDIGGIPRVLDAGQCNDSYSLAVIALKLKEIFELEDINELPIAYNIAWYEQKAVIVLLALLHLGVKNIHLGPTLPAFLSPNVAKVLVENFGIAGIGTVDEDLKLFLS; translated from the coding sequence ATGTTCTGTTTCCAATGCCAAGAAGCAGCAGGGGGAAAGGGATGTTCTAAAGTTGGTGTTTGTGGAAAGAAGCCAGAAACAGCAGGACTACAAGATACTTTAGTTTATACACTAAAGGGAATTTCATACCTAGCTAATAAGGCGAATAATGCAGGAATCAAAACAAAGGATGCTGATGAATTTGTTATGAATGGACTATTTATGACAATCACTAACGCAAACTTTGATGATGAAAGATTCGTAGAAGAAATACTAAAAGGTTTAAAATTAAGAGACAGCCTAAAGGATAAACTAGCAGCTAAGAAGATTAAGTTCGATAAGGCTCTAGATGTAGTAAGATGGACAGCTAAAACATCTGAAGATATTAAGGCTAAGGCAAATGCTAAGGAAGTTGGAGTTCTTTCAACTGATAACGAAGATTTAAGATCTCTTAGAGAACTAATCACTTATGGACTAAAAGGTCTAACTGCATATGCTCATCATGCAGCTAACCTAAAATTTGAAAGTGAAGATATATATAAATTTGTGCACAAGGCTATGGCAGCACTAGTTGATGATTCACTAAGCAGTGGAGATTTAATAGCTCTAACACTTGAAACAGGTAAATACGGTGTTGATGTAATGGCTCTACTAGATAAGGCTAATACATCAAGATTCGGTAACCCAGAAATTACAGAGGTTAATATAGGTGTTAGAAATAACCCAGCAATTCTTATTAGTGGACATGATCTAAACGACATGGAACAACTATTAGAACAAACAAATGGTACTGGAGTAGATGTATATACTCATAGTGAAATGCTACCAGCTAATTACTACCCAGCATTTAAGAAGTATGATCACTTTGTAGGAAATTACGGAAATGCATGGTGGAAGCAATTAGAAGAGTTTAAGACATTTAATGGTCCTATACTATTTACAACAAACTGTATAGTTCCACCAAGAGATGAGGAAATAAGAAAGAGAATATTTACTACAGGTGCATCAGGATACCCAGGATGTACTCATATAGAAGAAGATAAAAACGGTAAGAAGGATTTCTCAAAGGTTATTGAAATGGCTAAGAAATGTAAACCACCAGTAGAAATTGAAAAGGGTAAAATAGTAGGTGGATTCGCACATGCACAGGTATTTGCAGTAGCAGATAAGGTAGTAGAAGCAGTTAAAACAGGTGCTATTAAGAAGTTCTTCGTAATGGCAGGTTGTGACGGTAGAATGAAGTCTAGAGATTACTATGCTGAATTTGCTTCAAAACTACCAAAGGATACTGTTATATTAACAGCAGGTTGCGCGAAGTATAAATACAACAAACTTGATTTAGGTGATATAGGGGGAATTCCAAGAGTTCTTGATGCTGGTCAATGTAACGACTCATATTCACTAGCAGTTATAGCACTTAAACTTAAGGAAATATTCGAACTTGAAGATATTAATGAATTACCAATTGCATATAATATCGCATGGTATGAGCAAAAGGCTGTAATAGTTTTACTTGCTCTGCTACACCTAGGAGTTAAGAACATACACCTAGGACCAACTCTACCAGCTTTCCTTTCACCAAATGTAGCTAAGGTACTAGTTGAAAACTTTGGAATAGCTGGAATTGGAACAGTTGATGAAGATTTAAAACTATTCTTATCATAA
- a CDS encoding DUF4179 domain-containing protein — MSNIYKKFNDIEVDLDEINSVNLELDDIAKKRIKNNIKNSIKVKKHRVIFKTRLIVSGILLILLSSSIIPKLSFTALAENIPILNSVFKSFDSSYGGNFEDYTQVVGKVKKDKGYEVKIDEVVMDDFSFRLIYTIKSDKKFSEITKGWTTSYPYTPGKSIKFNGKDFGGASRANYKIINDYTVQVIEDYDIYTKNISQNLDVEIDFKKVNRINGNWKFGFFYSKEKISKSIKTYFLNKQLIIKNDNGKNVTFTFEKLSFSPISTVILFSANNSDFDSSKLKFKNENENVIEVIGGSGYGDDFWGYSGLEKFKPMKKIPSKIIVEYDDKNSPNFRRIELPLK, encoded by the coding sequence ATGAGCAATATATACAAGAAATTTAATGATATAGAAGTTGATTTAGATGAGATAAATTCAGTTAATCTAGAACTTGATGATATAGCTAAGAAGAGAATTAAAAACAATATAAAAAATTCAATTAAAGTAAAAAAACACAGAGTTATATTTAAAACTAGATTAATTGTATCTGGGATATTACTAATTCTTCTATCCTCATCAATTATACCTAAGCTTTCATTTACTGCACTTGCTGAAAATATACCAATACTAAATTCAGTATTCAAGAGCTTTGATTCCTCATATGGAGGAAACTTTGAAGATTATACTCAGGTCGTAGGAAAAGTAAAAAAGGACAAAGGATATGAGGTTAAAATAGATGAAGTAGTTATGGATGACTTTAGCTTTAGGTTAATATACACAATAAAATCCGATAAAAAGTTCTCTGAAATCACTAAAGGTTGGACTACTTCATACCCATATACTCCTGGTAAAAGTATAAAGTTTAATGGTAAGGACTTTGGCGGTGCATCAAGGGCTAATTATAAAATAATTAATGATTATACTGTTCAGGTAATTGAAGATTATGATATATACACAAAAAATATTTCACAAAACCTTGATGTAGAAATTGATTTTAAAAAAGTTAATAGAATTAATGGAAATTGGAAATTTGGTTTCTTTTACTCTAAGGAAAAAATCTCTAAAAGTATTAAAACATATTTCCTTAACAAGCAACTTATAATTAAAAATGATAATGGAAAGAATGTTACTTTCACATTCGAAAAGTTAAGCTTCTCTCCAATATCTACAGTTATTCTATTTAGTGCAAATAATTCTGACTTTGATAGTAGTAAATTAAAATTTAAAAATGAAAACGAAAATGTTATCGAAGTTATTGGAGGAAGTGGTTATGGTGATGACTTCTGGGGATATAGTGGTTTAGAGAAATTTAAACCTATGAAGAAAATTCCTAGTAAAATTATAGTAGAATATGATGATAAAAACTCACCAAACTTTAGGAGAATTGAATTGCCTTTAAAATAA
- a CDS encoding phosphoribosyltransferase, whose protein sequence is MFIDRKDAGEKLSVVLEKFKDDNPIVLAIPRGGIVTAYDTIKRLGFDWDLIIPRKIGAPQNKEVAIGAISLDGTYLFNERYLDMLNISHDYLGEEISKQTEEIKRRLKKYKGNEDFPDVNKRTVIIIDDGIATGFTIQAAIESIKKHNAKKIILAVPVGAQDVISQLEEIVDEVICLIVPYDFYAVGAYYENFQQTTDEEVINIVDELKTK, encoded by the coding sequence ATGTTTATAGATAGAAAAGATGCAGGAGAAAAGCTTTCTGTAGTTCTTGAGAAATTCAAAGATGATAATCCAATTGTTCTTGCTATACCAAGGGGAGGAATAGTAACAGCCTATGACACTATTAAAAGGCTTGGATTCGACTGGGATTTAATTATACCAAGAAAAATCGGTGCCCCTCAAAATAAAGAAGTTGCTATTGGTGCTATTTCCTTAGATGGAACCTATCTTTTTAATGAAAGATACCTAGATATGCTAAATATCTCCCATGACTATTTAGGTGAAGAGATATCAAAGCAAACAGAAGAGATTAAAAGAAGACTGAAAAAATATAAAGGAAATGAAGATTTCCCTGATGTAAATAAAAGAACAGTTATAATTATCGATGATGGAATTGCAACTGGCTTTACTATACAAGCTGCTATAGAATCAATTAAAAAACATAATGCAAAGAAAATTATCCTAGCAGTACCAGTAGGTGCTCAGGATGTAATATCACAGCTTGAAGAAATTGTAGATGAAGTTATATGCCTAATAGTACCCTACGACTTTTATGCTGTTGGGGCATACTACGAAAACTTCCAGCAAACTACCGATGAAGAAGTTATTAATATAGTAGATGAACTTAAAACAAAATAG
- a CDS encoding Crp/Fnr family transcriptional regulator, translating into MKNIYDTNSPLFDGLNEKEISYALNCLDVKEKEFPKGSYIWHDGDSADYFGIVVKGQINIIKEDILGNRIVISSTSPSQVFGEAFCIGKVDAYEVSAQAVVDSTVLLIRGEKITSVCSNACSFHKKIIDNMLKLVAKKNLNLNNRIHCITKKTTKEKLLFYLVSEMHIDKKTEVTIPFNREELANYLAVNRSALSRELSELQKEGIISYHRDRFKLLDIKKLQEVYFNFSDI; encoded by the coding sequence TTGAAAAATATATATGATACTAATTCTCCACTATTTGATGGCCTAAATGAAAAGGAAATAAGTTACGCCTTAAATTGTCTCGACGTAAAGGAAAAGGAATTCCCAAAGGGTTCTTATATCTGGCATGATGGTGACAGTGCTGACTACTTTGGAATTGTTGTTAAAGGACAAATTAACATTATAAAAGAAGATATACTTGGAAATAGAATTGTTATATCAAGCACTTCACCATCTCAGGTATTTGGCGAGGCATTTTGCATAGGAAAGGTTGATGCATATGAAGTGTCAGCTCAAGCAGTTGTTGATAGTACTGTTCTTCTCATAAGAGGTGAGAAGATAACTTCAGTATGTAGTAATGCATGTAGTTTTCATAAGAAAATAATTGATAATATGCTTAAACTAGTAGCCAAGAAAAATCTTAACCTAAATAATAGAATACACTGTATAACTAAGAAAACAACTAAGGAAAAGCTGCTTTTTTATTTAGTATCTGAAATGCATATAGACAAAAAAACAGAGGTAACTATACCATTTAATAGAGAGGAACTTGCTAACTACTTAGCAGTGAATCGTAGTGCCCTATCTAGAGAACTTTCTGAACTACAAAAAGAAGGGATAATCTCATACCATAGAGATAGATTTAAGTTGTTGGATATTAAAAAGCTACAGGAAGTATATTTTAATTTTTCTGATATATAA
- a CDS encoding MASE3 domain-containing sensor histidine kinase — MEITNIKEKFLDRLRSRYLSALIYIVLFAGSIYLGNKNFLVYHTVIELVGVIIGFAMSIISINTYNLNKDNRIIFLGVAFGFIAFTSLIHLLGYKGMNISNILTFNTSIQLWLVGTYIQSISFLICFMLPHKRYSLARLLFTYSLILGLVLISIFYLHVFPAVYIEGVGFTHFKLIIGYINCGILLIGLLYLIKNKPKNLSKADKALNFSIVFKAISELIFLFYSSVGDFYSVIGHVFELLSFYYIYIALVRSSLQEPHYSLIELNNILSNKNERLESLVNRLALECEERKKVEVERQRKKQILNGILESVVDGILVINNNGKILRVNNQFINMLNIPFDVNSKTTNHEVIDFVMKQIENPEEFLDHIKNEWKIEKEYIQYMYLKDGRIIETSSVPLFDNNTIQGRVIVYRDITEKRKIEELQKQVEIRQASLEKAREFDQLKTDFFCTVSHELKTPINIILGVIQLAAYTNEGSSECVNGFSNKYIKMMKQNCYRLIKLANNLIDITKIDAGYTEMKIRNHNIVSVIEDITLSVAEYVKSKDISLVFDTDIEVKTIACDGEQLERVMLNLLSNAIKYTDAKGEIEVYIKDKEDSVVISVKDSGVGIPKDKIDIVFDRFRQVDSTLTRQKEGSGIGLALVKSIIEKHGGSISLKSEIGKGSEFIIELPVKVVDENIVDEVAATKDMNVDRINIEFSDIYELNVY, encoded by the coding sequence ATGGAGATTACTAATATTAAAGAAAAGTTTTTAGATAGGTTAAGAAGTAGATATCTTAGTGCGCTTATATATATAGTGCTATTTGCAGGGTCTATATATTTAGGTAATAAGAATTTCTTGGTGTATCATACTGTAATAGAGTTAGTTGGGGTTATAATTGGTTTTGCTATGAGCATAATTTCTATTAATACCTATAATTTAAACAAGGATAATAGAATAATATTTCTTGGAGTAGCCTTTGGGTTTATAGCCTTTACTAGCTTAATACATCTACTAGGATATAAAGGGATGAATATAAGTAATATATTGACCTTCAATACTTCTATACAACTATGGCTGGTTGGTACATATATACAAAGTATATCTTTTTTAATTTGTTTTATGTTACCACATAAGAGATATAGTTTAGCAAGATTATTATTTACATATTCACTTATATTAGGGTTAGTTCTTATTTCTATATTTTATCTGCATGTTTTTCCAGCTGTTTATATAGAGGGCGTTGGATTTACTCATTTTAAATTAATAATTGGGTATATTAATTGTGGAATTCTATTAATTGGACTTTTATATCTAATAAAGAACAAACCTAAGAATCTAAGTAAGGCTGATAAAGCTTTGAATTTTTCTATAGTATTTAAAGCAATATCAGAGTTAATTTTTCTTTTTTATAGTAGCGTTGGTGACTTTTATAGTGTTATAGGACATGTATTTGAGTTATTATCTTTTTATTATATATATATTGCTTTAGTTCGATCAAGCCTTCAAGAGCCTCACTATTCTCTTATTGAATTAAATAATATTTTAAGTAATAAGAACGAAAGACTAGAAAGTTTAGTTAATAGACTAGCCTTAGAATGTGAAGAAAGAAAAAAAGTTGAAGTTGAGAGGCAAAGGAAGAAACAAATATTAAATGGAATATTAGAATCTGTAGTAGATGGGATATTAGTTATAAATAATAATGGAAAGATACTACGTGTAAATAATCAATTTATAAATATGCTAAATATCCCCTTTGATGTTAATTCTAAAACTACTAATCATGAAGTTATAGATTTTGTTATGAAGCAAATTGAGAATCCAGAGGAATTTTTAGATCATATTAAAAATGAGTGGAAAATAGAGAAAGAATATATACAGTATATGTATCTAAAAGATGGAAGAATAATAGAAACATCATCTGTTCCTCTTTTCGATAACAACACTATTCAAGGAAGAGTAATTGTATATAGAGATATTACTGAGAAGAGGAAAATTGAAGAACTACAAAAGCAGGTAGAGATAAGACAAGCTTCACTAGAAAAAGCAAGAGAATTTGATCAACTGAAAACTGACTTTTTCTGTACTGTATCCCACGAACTTAAAACCCCAATTAATATTATTTTAGGGGTTATACAGCTAGCGGCATACACAAATGAAGGTAGTTCAGAGTGTGTAAATGGGTTTTCTAATAAGTACATTAAGATGATGAAACAAAACTGTTATAGATTAATAAAACTCGCTAATAACCTTATAGATATTACTAAAATCGATGCAGGTTATACAGAGATGAAAATTAGAAACCATAATATTGTTTCTGTTATTGAAGATATTACATTATCAGTAGCAGAGTACGTTAAGAGCAAAGATATTTCTCTAGTTTTTGATACCGATATAGAGGTGAAGACTATTGCATGTGATGGTGAACAGTTAGAAAGAGTAATGCTTAATCTATTATCAAATGCAATTAAGTATACAGATGCAAAGGGTGAAATAGAAGTATATATAAAAGATAAGGAAGATTCCGTAGTTATATCCGTAAAGGATAGTGGTGTTGGCATACCAAAGGATAAGATAGATATAGTTTTCGATAGATTTAGACAGGTTGACTCTACCTTAACAAGACAAAAAGAGGGTAGTGGAATAGGTCTTGCCCTTGTTAAATCAATAATAGAAAAGCATGGAGGAAGTATTTCACTAAAAAGTGAAATAGGTAAAGGTAGTGAATTTATAATTGAATTACCTGTAAAAGTAGTTGATGAGAACATTGTAGATGAAGTAGCTGCAACTAAGGATATGAATGTAGATAGGATAAACATAGAGTTTTCTGATATATATGAATTAAATGTATACTAG
- a CDS encoding sigma-70 family RNA polymerase sigma factor, with amino-acid sequence MKITETNLAKQLQNRNLKALDFLVDTYSNLLYKVIYKVLGSYDEKEIIEECLNDVLLAIWDNSNMFSGKPEKFIHWICVIAKYKAIDYQRKISKNKEVININDCVIASDFTTEDKILINENRKEILAYINEMNEIDRKIFLMRFYLEESINGIAVKLSVSRNVVDTRLSRGKKLLKQKLLSSQREETINEQYIQEI; translated from the coding sequence TTGAAAATAACTGAAACTAACCTAGCTAAGCAATTGCAAAATAGGAATTTAAAAGCCTTGGACTTTTTAGTTGATACATATAGTAACCTGTTGTATAAGGTTATATACAAAGTTCTAGGAAGTTACGATGAAAAAGAAATAATTGAAGAATGCTTAAATGATGTACTCCTCGCTATATGGGATAACTCAAATATGTTTTCAGGAAAACCTGAAAAATTCATTCATTGGATTTGCGTAATTGCTAAATATAAGGCTATAGACTATCAAAGAAAAATTTCAAAGAATAAAGAAGTAATTAATATTAATGATTGTGTAATTGCCTCTGACTTTACAACAGAGGATAAGATACTCATAAATGAAAATAGGAAAGAGATACTTGCCTATATTAATGAAATGAATGAAATTGATAGAAAGATATTTTTAATGAGATTTTACCTAGAAGAAAGCATAAATGGCATCGCAGTTAAACTTTCTGTATCAAGAAACGTTGTGGATACAAGGCTTTCAAGGGGTAAAAAATTATTAAAACAAAAATTACTATCTTCTCAAAGGGAGGAAACCATTAATGAGCAATATATACAAGAAATTTAA